CCCTCCCGGACCCGCGCCGAGCGCAGGCTCGTCGACCTGGCCACCGCGCTCCGCGAGATCCACCGGCCGTCCTCGAAGGAGATGCTCTACACCGCCCGCCGCAGGCTGGCCTGGGACGAGGCGTTCGCGGTGCAGCTGACCCTGGTCCGTCGCAAACGGGAGGCCGCCGCATGGCCCGCGAAGGCCCGGCCGCGCCGCGACGGCGGCCTGCTGGCCGGGTTCGACGCCGCGCTGCCGTTCACGCTCACCGACGGCCAGCTCGCCGTCGGCGAGGAGATCGCCGCGGACCTGGCCACCGCCCACCCGATGCACCGGCTGCTGCAGGGCGAGGTCGGCGCGGGCAAGACCCTGGTCGCGCTGCGGGCCATGCTCCAGGTCGTCGACGCGGGCGGCCAGGCCGCGCTGCTCGCTCCGACCGAGGTGCTGGCCGCCCAGCACCACCGCGGCATCACGAGGATGCTCGGTGCCGCGGCCCGCGAGGACGCCGACACCCTGTTCGGCGCCGCGACCGCCGGCGACCGCCCCGGCACCGAGGTCGCCCTCGTGACCGGCTCGCAGGGGGCGGCTGCCCGGCGCAAGGTGCTGGCCAAGCTCGCCGACGGCTCGGCCGGGCTGGTCGTGGGCACCCACGCGCTGCTCTACGAGGGCGTCGACTTCGCCGACCTCGGCCTGGTCGTGGTGGACGAGCAGCACCGCTTCGGCGTCGAGCAGCGCGACGCGCTGCGCGCCAAGGCCGAGCAGCCGCCGCACGTGCTGGTCATGACGGCCACCCCGATCCCGCGTACGGTCGCCATGACCGTCTACGGCGACCTGGAGGTGTCGAGCCTGTCCCAGCTGCCGGGCGGGCGCTCGCCGATCGCCTCGCACGTGGTGCCGGTCGCGGAGAAGCCCGCGTTCCTGGACCGGGCCTGGCGCCGCGTCGTCGAGGAGGTCCAGCAGGGCCACCAGGCGTACGTCGTCTGCCCGCGTATCGGCGACACCGAGTCCGACGACGACACCCCGCCGCCGGACGACGCGGTCGAGGACTCCAAGCGCCCGCCGGTGGCCGTGCTGGAGGTCGCGCCGCTGCTCGCCGAGGGCCCGCTGCGCGGGCTGCGCATCGGCGTACTGCACGGGCGGCTGCCCGCCGACGAGAAGGACGCGGTGATGCGGTCGTTCGCGGCCGGGGAGATCGACGTGCTCGTCGCCACCACCGTGATCGAGGTCGGCGTGGACGTGCCCAACTCCACCGCGATGGTGATC
The Catellatospora sp. IY07-71 DNA segment above includes these coding regions:
- the recG gene encoding ATP-dependent DNA helicase RecG, whose protein sequence is MTTMDVDTDLSKLVGEKTAKALKTHLDLYTAGDLLYHVPRRYDQRGEHTDMRTLELGEEVTVLAQVLRTTTRPMRQRRGSMLEVVVGDGAGGQLVLTYFQQAWRERDLRPGRWGLFAGKVSDFRGRRQLNSPEYVLLDQGAADGEVAAEVEEFAGALIPVYPAAAAVPTWVIARCVRMVLDTVAMPPDATPSRTRAERRLVDLATALREIHRPSSKEMLYTARRRLAWDEAFAVQLTLVRRKREAAAWPAKARPRRDGGLLAGFDAALPFTLTDGQLAVGEEIAADLATAHPMHRLLQGEVGAGKTLVALRAMLQVVDAGGQAALLAPTEVLAAQHHRGITRMLGAAAREDADTLFGAATAGDRPGTEVALVTGSQGAAARRKVLAKLADGSAGLVVGTHALLYEGVDFADLGLVVVDEQHRFGVEQRDALRAKAEQPPHVLVMTATPIPRTVAMTVYGDLEVSSLSQLPGGRSPIASHVVPVAEKPAFLDRAWRRVVEEVQQGHQAYVVCPRIGDTESDDDTPPPDDAVEDSKRPPVAVLEVAPLLAEGPLRGLRIGVLHGRLPADEKDAVMRSFAAGEIDVLVATTVIEVGVDVPNSTAMVILDADRFGVSQLHQLRGRVGRGSAPGLCLLVTEAVAGTPARERLDAVASTLDGFRLAELDLEQRREGDVLGAAQSGRRSHLRLLSLLRDRDLIGEARAEAESLLTEDPDLSAHPLLAAQITRLVDADRAEYLHKG